The Halorussus limi genome has a segment encoding these proteins:
- a CDS encoding NAD-binding protein: protein MSLYSRWSQYGARLTVILTLAVALLSVLTGIANIGAQSVVGPLAEFIPPAIQRTAGFTGALTGFLILISAFGLRRGLRVAWYSTVVLLPITALQGLMQSSPLSFPLIVLSLLALPNVLANRRHFDRELSFSISQLTALAAIVGAQIYGTVGTYALRDEFANITTLVDAFYYTLVTASTVGYGDAAPTTQSARLFGMSVIVIGTTSFALALGTVLGPAIEARLSRALGRMTDSQLELLSNHILILGYGDLTEAILEEFSQDIRDGTEILVITPDSDNAQHLAERDFNVLTGDPSDEETLRKAHIEEARAILVATNNDAEDALSVLTARDLNTEGYIVAAATNRENIGKLKRAGADTVISPQSIAGEILVRSALNRQSMDEMDELTTEFLDE, encoded by the coding sequence ATGTCCCTGTACTCGCGGTGGAGTCAGTACGGAGCTCGGCTTACAGTTATACTCACACTCGCGGTAGCGCTCCTCTCAGTCCTCACAGGTATCGCAAATATCGGAGCACAGAGTGTCGTTGGGCCACTTGCAGAGTTCATCCCACCAGCGATTCAACGCACTGCGGGGTTTACGGGCGCGCTCACTGGTTTTCTCATTCTCATCAGTGCGTTCGGGCTGCGTCGAGGGCTCCGTGTTGCTTGGTACTCGACTGTCGTACTGCTTCCGATCACCGCGCTCCAGGGATTGATGCAGTCCAGTCCCCTGTCGTTCCCGCTAATTGTCCTCTCACTCCTCGCTCTTCCAAATGTTCTGGCGAACCGACGTCACTTCGACCGCGAACTCTCGTTTTCGATATCACAACTGACGGCTTTGGCCGCGATTGTCGGTGCACAGATCTACGGGACGGTCGGGACCTATGCACTCCGAGACGAATTTGCAAATATCACCACGCTGGTTGATGCGTTCTACTACACGCTGGTGACTGCCAGCACCGTCGGGTACGGGGATGCTGCACCGACGACCCAGAGTGCCCGCCTCTTCGGGATGTCGGTTATCGTGATCGGGACCACGAGCTTCGCACTCGCACTCGGGACGGTCCTAGGCCCTGCAATTGAAGCCCGTCTATCCCGTGCACTCGGACGAATGACGGACTCACAGCTCGAACTCCTCAGCAATCACATCCTCATTCTCGGATATGGCGACCTCACCGAGGCAATCCTCGAGGAGTTCTCGCAGGATATTCGAGACGGAACCGAGATTCTCGTGATAACGCCAGACAGCGATAACGCACAACACCTCGCTGAGCGGGATTTCAACGTGCTGACTGGCGACCCCAGCGATGAGGAAACCCTTCGGAAAGCGCATATCGAGGAAGCTCGAGCGATACTCGTCGCGACGAACAACGATGCTGAAGACGCGCTCTCCGTCCTTACCGCGCGAGATTTGAACACCGAGGGTTACATTGTTGCTGCAGCGACGAACCGTGAGAATATCGGGAAGCTAAAACGGGCAGGGGCAGACACCGTCATCAGTCCGCAGAGTATTGCGGGCGAAATCCTCGTCCGATCGGCGTTGAATCGGCAGAGTATGGACGAGATGGACGAGTTAACGACAGAGTTTCTCGACGAATAG
- a CDS encoding universal stress protein produces MNVLIPVRFPLTDRNKRALERALSLIDDDPMALVTVLHLNSYPDDERVTRRDLRTVVEREYGDVRADYITRDGFLIEEAVLEEASREEITHVVISEARRRKWVDSLLELLDVSVDIESYLRANLDIELVVVP; encoded by the coding sequence ATGAACGTCCTCATCCCGGTCCGTTTCCCTCTTACCGACCGGAACAAGCGTGCGCTGGAACGTGCACTCTCGCTTATCGATGACGATCCCATGGCGTTGGTGACAGTCCTGCATCTGAATTCGTATCCGGACGATGAACGCGTGACTCGTCGTGATCTCAGGACTGTCGTTGAGCGTGAGTATGGAGACGTTCGGGCTGACTACATTACTCGTGATGGCTTTCTCATTGAAGAGGCAGTCCTGGAAGAAGCGAGTCGTGAAGAGATTACCCACGTAGTCATTAGCGAAGCGCGCCGCAGGAAGTGGGTCGATTCACTGCTCGAACTGCTTGATGTCAGTGTGGATATCGAGAGCTATCTCCGAGCGAATTTGGATATCGAACTCGTCGTGGTACCCTGA
- a CDS encoding cation:proton antiporter regulatory subunit, with amino-acid sequence MKVFETQLPGVGRRYTLSFPTGGEFVIVVHNNGRRETYWREDADGDSEQLFEATESQARKIAEIFDGTYFHPVGEGLEDAFEDARIKWIEVGQTSPIANQPIRQTQLRSRTGVSILAIQRGDRTISNPDPDTDIQAGDMLVVVGTDEAYDALDELLTA; translated from the coding sequence ATGAAGGTCTTCGAAACCCAGCTTCCAGGCGTCGGTCGTCGCTATACTCTATCGTTCCCGACCGGTGGTGAGTTCGTCATCGTGGTGCATAACAACGGCCGTCGGGAGACCTACTGGCGAGAAGACGCCGATGGTGACAGTGAGCAACTGTTCGAAGCGACCGAGTCACAGGCCCGAAAAATCGCGGAGATATTCGATGGGACATATTTCCATCCGGTCGGGGAAGGCCTCGAGGACGCCTTTGAAGATGCTCGCATCAAGTGGATCGAAGTCGGGCAAACATCGCCAATTGCAAATCAGCCCATTCGCCAGACACAGCTCCGAAGTCGCACAGGAGTCTCGATTCTCGCAATCCAGCGCGGTGACCGGACAATATCGAATCCAGACCCGGACACCGACATTCAGGCCGGAGATATGCTCGTTGTGGTCGGGACTGATGAGGCATACGACGCCCTCGATGAACTCCTAACAGCGTAG
- a CDS encoding cation:proton antiporter, which yields MVEFNLLFTAGVLLLLLAGAGALALRYKQSVIPAYIIVGILIGPYAPSLGGISLTLIDSPDIVRLLADLGVVLLLFFVGLELSLEQLFTNRIRFLRAGAVDIGISLPLGIALGLAFGFTWLEAGFIALIVFNSSTVIIAKSLIDLGWIVDPESQAILGVIVIEDILTALGFALLSVFLVGGTDASTVVLSIGQSILFLLLLLGAAYYGAGILERLFGVGSTEIFVIGVLGVGAIVAGAGLMVGVSEAVAAFLVGTAFGRTRHTDRIERLIAPTRDLFAAMFFFVIGLQTNPALLMATLGFVLVAVVVTTSGQLVSGFFAGRAYGLDRHRSVRVGCALAPRGEFSLVIAAFLVTAGTTSALRETIPAFTVGYVLLTSIIGTVLMRNADRLSTTLIRSLFRQ from the coding sequence GTGGTCGAGTTCAATCTTCTCTTTACGGCCGGTGTCCTCCTCCTGTTGCTCGCGGGGGCAGGAGCGCTGGCACTTCGATACAAGCAGTCTGTTATTCCTGCGTACATCATCGTCGGAATTCTCATTGGTCCATACGCACCGTCGCTCGGCGGTATCTCGTTGACTCTCATAGACAGTCCAGATATCGTGAGACTGCTGGCTGACCTGGGTGTCGTCTTGCTTCTGTTTTTCGTGGGCCTCGAACTGAGCCTCGAACAGCTCTTCACGAACCGCATTAGATTCCTGCGTGCCGGTGCCGTCGATATCGGGATTAGTCTCCCACTCGGTATCGCTCTCGGGCTCGCATTCGGGTTTACCTGGCTAGAAGCAGGGTTCATCGCCCTGATCGTCTTCAACTCTTCGACGGTCATCATCGCGAAATCGCTCATCGATCTCGGGTGGATCGTAGATCCGGAGAGTCAGGCGATTCTCGGTGTTATTGTTATCGAGGATATCCTGACTGCTCTCGGATTCGCTCTTCTCTCTGTGTTCTTAGTTGGTGGCACGGATGCATCAACCGTTGTTCTCTCCATCGGTCAATCGATACTGTTTCTGCTCCTCCTGCTTGGCGCAGCGTATTACGGAGCAGGAATCCTCGAACGGCTCTTCGGCGTGGGCTCAACCGAAATCTTCGTCATCGGTGTCCTCGGTGTTGGAGCTATTGTCGCCGGTGCCGGGCTCATGGTGGGGGTCAGTGAAGCTGTTGCTGCGTTTCTCGTTGGGACTGCTTTCGGCCGAACGAGACACACAGATAGAATTGAACGGCTCATCGCGCCCACTCGGGATCTCTTCGCCGCGATGTTCTTTTTCGTGATCGGATTACAGACGAACCCGGCATTGTTGATGGCAACACTTGGATTCGTTCTCGTCGCAGTCGTTGTTACCACAAGCGGACAGCTCGTAAGTGGGTTCTTCGCTGGACGGGCGTACGGATTGGATCGTCATCGGTCAGTACGGGTTGGGTGTGCATTAGCGCCCCGCGGCGAGTTCTCGCTCGTCATCGCTGCGTTCCTCGTAACAGCAGGTACCACCTCTGCGCTTCGAGAGACGATCCCGGCGTTCACCGTTGGGTACGTTCTCCTAACGAGTATCATAGGGACGGTACTGATGCGGAACGCCGATCGCCTTTCGACAACACTTATACGCTCCCTCTTTCGTCAGTAA
- a CDS encoding DUF1931 domain-containing protein, which yields MSDLIVKAAVKDALSKHNVSADFYDGLNEEVAELLDDAAERAEANDRKTVQPRDL from the coding sequence ATGTCTGACCTGATCGTCAAAGCAGCTGTGAAGGATGCACTGTCGAAGCACAACGTGTCGGCAGATTTCTACGACGGCCTCAACGAAGAGGTCGCCGAACTGCTCGACGACGCCGCAGAGCGTGCTGAGGCCAACGATCGGAAGACGGTTCAGCCCCGCGACCTGTAG
- the xseA gene encoding exodeoxyribonuclease VII large subunit, translated as MADAPETERQAVEPDAREVLTVSQLNDRIASIVEEMPALNGVRGIGEVTDLHQNSTALYFTLTDGDAELPCMIWANRYRDMDAELEDGTEVILEGDIDYWVEGGKIDLKPWEVIVVGDGDQAAAVERLRSELEERGWFDDEQKQQPPAFPERVGVVTSLRGDAQYDIQNAIHEQDPTADILVKDATVQGSEAPTSIANGIHHLDRSEDVDAIIVGRGGGSDSNLQAFNTERVAEAIFTANTPIITAIGHTDDQLIADQVADVATITPTAAGEYIVSSREEFLASEVEPLEQQLEAAYETFQQEHEHEQELVEAVDEAAAPEGVPPIYYKAAIAVLLLLLLVITGLWLGVI; from the coding sequence ATGGCGGACGCACCGGAAACCGAACGGCAGGCGGTCGAACCCGATGCGAGAGAGGTCCTCACCGTGTCACAGCTGAACGACCGGATTGCATCTATCGTCGAGGAGATGCCTGCCCTCAACGGTGTCCGCGGTATTGGCGAAGTCACTGACCTCCACCAGAACAGTACGGCGCTCTACTTCACGCTCACCGACGGCGACGCTGAACTCCCCTGTATGATTTGGGCGAACCGCTACCGGGATATGGACGCCGAGCTCGAAGACGGCACCGAGGTCATCCTCGAGGGCGATATCGACTACTGGGTCGAAGGTGGGAAAATCGACCTCAAACCGTGGGAAGTGATCGTCGTCGGCGACGGCGACCAGGCGGCCGCAGTCGAGCGACTGCGAAGCGAACTCGAAGAGCGTGGCTGGTTCGACGACGAGCAGAAACAACAACCACCGGCGTTCCCGGAGCGGGTCGGCGTCGTCACTTCTCTCCGGGGGGACGCCCAGTACGACATCCAGAACGCGATCCACGAGCAGGACCCCACCGCCGATATCCTGGTGAAGGACGCGACTGTCCAGGGATCGGAGGCGCCGACGTCCATCGCGAACGGCATCCACCACCTCGACCGCTCCGAGGACGTCGACGCGATCATCGTCGGTCGCGGCGGCGGGAGTGATTCGAACCTCCAAGCCTTCAACACCGAGCGGGTCGCGGAGGCGATCTTCACCGCGAACACGCCGATCATCACCGCAATTGGGCACACTGATGACCAGCTAATCGCTGATCAGGTGGCGGATGTCGCGACGATCACGCCGACGGCCGCCGGCGAGTATATCGTGAGTTCTCGCGAGGAGTTCCTTGCGAGTGAGGTCGAACCGCTGGAGCAGCAACTCGAGGCTGCGTACGAAACTTTCCAGCAGGAGCACGAACACGAACAGGAACTCGTCGAAGCAGTCGACGAGGCGGCCGCACCTGAGGGGGTTCCGCCGATCTACTACAAGGCCGCAATCGCTGTGCTGCTGTTGCTGTTGTTGGTCATTACCGGACTGTGGCTGGGGGTGATCTGA
- the xseB gene encoding exodeoxyribonuclease VII small subunit, with the protein MANDQEIHDRLSRVEEIIEQLDADECDLDEGTRLHEEGQEFLAEVREILDNGRGDVVELE; encoded by the coding sequence GTGGCAAACGACCAAGAGATCCACGATCGGCTGAGCCGTGTCGAGGAAATCATTGAGCAGCTCGATGCGGACGAGTGTGACCTCGATGAAGGCACAAGGCTCCACGAGGAAGGTCAAGAGTTCTTGGCCGAGGTGCGAGAAATCCTCGACAACGGGCGTGGAGACGTCGTGGAACTCGAATAG
- a CDS encoding VirB4 family type IV secretion system protein, translated as MRNVILQTGGGALGPVAGWLQNLTPAEGAVLALLVGLVLGVGSKHLWDRFTADDEPDVDFTDVLDEETLKEGEAERQLLDDISESHKTVTAPGAVEWETRAARVGEQWTTTLYIANYADYPNDGYLSDLFELTDVEFDLTAHITPKNQERARNELQDIADDLQVDADLEQSIRSAYLQERANDAAATYKAVENGANVFDQGMFVTVRADDKDDLRDSVQKVKSALRDDPANLTPKTAICRQDLALQSAAPIGDNEFGRESIALGGAVGALLASPHNATILEEGGVEFGVHKDNQSPVVIDPFARDNGYAMFTVGDTGSGKSFSSKQNFIRSIEQSKDRIGIILEPLNNWAGVSEALDAKRITVGGTLGLNPLEIRETPEHVQRAMGEDASPFNEKLDDAMSFLTNFFALRGISLGDRRTTLELALKRAYQRKGITDDISTHDNPSPTIRDMMDVFEDMVDEPEEFVVRSDEEAGKIKDDATWLLDQLRPFEDDGRHANLGQASDFDIRDEKVIYLDLAQQEGSVDSSTALTMQLLISLVYERAKVSDKEVVFYIDEARYIMQDAASLAFLETVFRHHRHHDLSIRLVTQTVDEFFEHAESEAILDQCAVKQFHRLDGMDEEWADEFGLNYAQMRFVQDAVPGNEDAGFSEALVGVDGEWRGIQVKAMPKEKEVIDFEPTEQRRSSLPGTGEIAVDADVQAFQDDIESRTTDNGQLPPERTPTETDGGSEGGDDDA; from the coding sequence ATGCGTAACGTGATCCTCCAGACAGGTGGTGGCGCGCTTGGCCCCGTCGCCGGGTGGCTCCAGAACCTGACACCAGCAGAGGGTGCAGTACTTGCACTCCTGGTGGGCCTCGTTCTCGGTGTCGGCAGCAAACATCTCTGGGACCGCTTCACTGCGGATGATGAACCAGACGTGGACTTTACGGATGTCCTCGACGAGGAGACACTCAAAGAAGGCGAGGCCGAACGCCAACTCCTCGATGATATCTCCGAGTCGCACAAGACCGTCACCGCGCCCGGAGCTGTCGAGTGGGAAACGCGAGCCGCACGGGTCGGCGAGCAGTGGACGACGACGCTGTATATCGCTAACTATGCCGACTACCCCAACGACGGGTATCTGAGCGACCTCTTCGAGCTGACCGATGTCGAGTTCGACCTCACAGCGCACATCACGCCGAAAAATCAGGAGCGAGCCCGGAACGAACTGCAGGACATCGCTGACGACCTTCAGGTCGACGCTGACCTCGAACAGAGTATCCGGAGCGCCTATCTCCAAGAGCGCGCCAACGATGCCGCAGCGACGTACAAGGCCGTCGAGAACGGCGCGAACGTCTTCGACCAGGGGATGTTCGTCACGGTTCGCGCTGACGACAAGGACGACCTCAGGGACTCCGTCCAGAAGGTCAAGAGTGCGCTCCGCGATGATCCAGCGAACCTCACGCCGAAGACAGCGATCTGTCGCCAGGACCTTGCCCTCCAGTCCGCCGCACCCATTGGCGACAACGAGTTCGGTCGCGAATCCATCGCCCTCGGTGGAGCCGTTGGCGCACTGCTCGCGTCGCCGCATAACGCGACTATCCTCGAGGAGGGCGGCGTCGAGTTCGGGGTTCACAAGGACAACCAGAGCCCCGTCGTCATCGACCCGTTCGCCCGGGACAACGGCTACGCGATGTTCACCGTCGGCGACACGGGCTCCGGAAAGTCGTTCAGCTCCAAACAAAACTTCATCCGCTCCATCGAGCAGAGCAAGGACCGCATCGGCATCATCCTCGAACCCCTGAACAACTGGGCCGGCGTCTCAGAGGCGCTCGACGCCAAACGCATCACCGTCGGTGGGACGCTCGGGCTGAATCCGCTGGAAATTCGAGAGACACCCGAACACGTCCAGCGGGCGATGGGCGAGGACGCGAGCCCGTTCAACGAGAAGCTCGACGACGCGATGAGCTTCCTCACGAACTTCTTCGCGCTCCGCGGCATCTCGCTGGGTGACCGCCGCACCACGCTCGAACTCGCCCTCAAACGTGCCTACCAGCGCAAGGGCATCACCGACGACATCTCTACGCACGACAACCCGAGTCCAACCATCCGGGACATGATGGACGTCTTCGAGGATATGGTCGACGAGCCCGAGGAGTTCGTCGTCCGATCCGACGAGGAGGCAGGGAAGATCAAGGACGACGCGACGTGGTTGCTCGATCAGCTTCGCCCCTTCGAGGACGACGGTCGCCACGCCAATCTCGGTCAGGCGTCGGACTTCGACATCCGGGACGAGAAGGTCATTTACCTCGATCTCGCCCAGCAGGAGGGCAGCGTCGACAGCAGCACGGCGCTGACGATGCAGCTGTTGATCTCGCTGGTGTACGAGCGGGCGAAGGTCTCAGACAAGGAGGTCGTGTTCTACATCGACGAGGCACGCTACATTATGCAGGATGCCGCGAGTTTGGCGTTCCTCGAAACGGTGTTCCGGCACCACCGCCACCACGATCTCTCGATTCGGCTGGTCACGCAGACCGTCGATGAGTTCTTCGAGCACGCTGAGTCCGAAGCGATCCTCGACCAGTGTGCGGTCAAGCAGTTCCATCGACTCGACGGGATGGACGAAGAGTGGGCCGACGAGTTCGGGCTGAACTACGCGCAGATGCGGTTCGTCCAAGATGCCGTCCCCGGAAACGAAGATGCGGGCTTCTCCGAGGCACTGGTCGGCGTCGACGGCGAGTGGCGCGGCATCCAGGTCAAAGCGATGCCCAAGGAGAAGGAGGTTATCGACTTCGAGCCAACCGAGCAACGGCGATCCTCGCTCCCCGGTACTGGCGAGATTGCTGTGGACGCGGACGTTCAGGCGTTCCAGGACGACATTGAAAGCCGAACGACCGACAACGGACAACTTCCACCTGAGCGGACGCCAACAGAGACTGATGGTGGCTCAGAGGGAGGTGACGACGATGCGTGA